A portion of the Pseudomonadota bacterium genome contains these proteins:
- the ispD gene encoding 2-C-methyl-D-erythritol 4-phosphate cytidylyltransferase, with protein sequence MRTLAIILAGGAGKRMGTSTNKQFLILDNKPIIVHTLQIFEECRTVDGVYLVVNQKDLPIIQEEILETYRFNKVMKLVMGGRLRQDSVRNGLEAIENPCDIVIIHDGARPFVSPSFIEKSIFLMEMFDAIIPALPVKDTIKVVSKEGFVLKTLERDSLWQIQTPQTFKYEVIVKAYREGMAKKLCGYDDATFLEFLGKRVKVIEGSPYNIKITTPEDLIIAKGMLSQLKGTI encoded by the coding sequence ATGAGGACCCTCGCAATAATACTGGCAGGTGGCGCAGGCAAGAGGATGGGGACCTCTACGAACAAACAGTTCTTAATCCTGGACAACAAACCTATCATTGTCCATACATTGCAGATATTTGAGGAATGCAGAACGGTAGATGGTGTTTATCTTGTTGTAAATCAGAAAGACCTTCCGATTATACAGGAGGAGATCCTTGAAACGTACAGATTCAACAAGGTGATGAAGCTTGTCATGGGCGGAAGATTGAGACAGGATTCTGTGAGGAATGGGTTAGAAGCAATTGAAAACCCGTGTGATATAGTGATAATTCATGATGGTGCAAGGCCGTTTGTTTCCCCTTCGTTTATAGAAAAAAGTATTTTTCTTATGGAAATGTTTGATGCAATAATCCCTGCCCTCCCTGTCAAAGATACTATAAAGGTAGTATCAAAGGAGGGTTTTGTCTTAAAAACCTTAGAGAGGGATTCACTATGGCAAATACAAACACCCCAGACATTTAAGTACGAGGTCATTGTAAAGGCATATAGAGAAGGTATGGCAAAGAAGCTTTGTGGGTATGATGATGCAACATTTTTAGAGTTTTTGGGTAAAAGGGTTAAGGTAATAGAAGGCTCTCCTTATAATATAAAGATAACAACACCGGAAGACCTCATTATAGCGAAAGGCATGCTCTCTCAGCTTAAAGGCACCATATGA
- a CDS encoding CarD family transcriptional regulator, protein MYKAGEIAVYPGHGVGRIESIEEKEFSGMKQAFYIMRILDSDMTIMIPVEGVKNAGLRCVIDSSEVTKVYAILKDKNVVHNHLPWNRRYKEYMERIKSGSIFEVATVLRELYGLRAWKELSFGEKKMFEIARNLIKKELSMALKKNEEEIEKEIEAIFLKNYKD, encoded by the coding sequence ATGTACAAAGCAGGAGAAATAGCTGTATATCCTGGCCATGGCGTTGGAAGGATAGAGTCAATAGAAGAAAAGGAATTTTCAGGTATGAAGCAGGCCTTTTACATCATGAGGATTCTCGATTCAGATATGACTATCATGATCCCTGTCGAGGGGGTAAAGAATGCCGGTCTCCGCTGTGTTATTGATTCCTCTGAGGTTACAAAGGTCTATGCAATACTTAAGGATAAAAATGTAGTGCATAACCATTTGCCATGGAATAGAAGATATAAAGAATACATGGAAAGGATAAAGAGCGGCTCTATATTTGAGGTTGCAACGGTATTGAGGGAGCTTTATGGCCTGAGGGCTTGGAAAGAGCTGTCTTTTGGAGAAAAGAAGATGTTTGAAATAGCAAGGAATCTAATAAAGAAAGAATTGTCCATGGCATTGAAAAAGAATGAAGAAGAGATTGAGAAAGAGATTGAGGCTATATTTTTAAAAAACTATAAGGACTAA
- a CDS encoding ATP-binding protein: MRRKEIYTSIKDIFRSLSLRTQLLLILLFLLVISISSLTIIYSRSEGLIIDKVTENIDDITKAIQISVEELTYRGDSTERLKNYVDMLNKKGIKEISILSDSSEVIASSNPKKIGTKEKMGETKDKTGEKRIVRKKGLMITARLGEESKTEAQRLYSIIMPVSIKGQNIGYIHINMVLDDYKLLQRKNHFKRILSTLFAFSIGIIISLLIAEKYTEPIKKIANASKRIAEGELVKIRDRNRKDEIGILIRSYNEMVDKLSERKELEEKLKKTEQLSMIGQLSSGIAHEIRNPLNFLSLSVGHIKERVIEEKIEKRDDLIKLLDDMTKEIYKVNELIHNFLFLGKPITLNREWIPPETLINEVLYILKDKIKSGVDIKVTCKADGQLMYCDRECIRICLINLLLNSIQAIEDRGEVVIECGREDGFSYISVADNGEGIESEEMEKIFEPYYSTKKFGIGLGLAITKRFVEEHGGAISIDSKTGKGTVMKIRVPYYEV; this comes from the coding sequence ATGCGTAGAAAAGAGATTTACACTTCAATAAAAGATATATTTCGCAGCCTCTCTTTGAGGACCCAACTGCTTTTGATCCTTCTTTTTCTTCTTGTCATCTCAATAAGCTCGCTTACAATAATCTATTCAAGGTCTGAAGGGTTGATTATAGACAAGGTTACAGAAAATATAGATGACATTACCAAGGCTATCCAGATAAGCGTTGAGGAGTTGACTTACAGGGGTGACAGCACCGAGAGGCTGAAGAATTACGTTGATATGTTAAACAAAAAAGGAATAAAAGAGATATCAATTTTAAGCGATAGCTCGGAGGTCATTGCAAGCTCGAACCCGAAGAAAATCGGGACAAAAGAGAAGATGGGAGAAACAAAGGATAAGACAGGAGAAAAAAGGATAGTAAGAAAGAAAGGTCTGATGATCACGGCACGACTTGGAGAGGAGAGTAAGACAGAGGCACAGAGGCTTTACAGTATAATTATGCCCGTGTCGATAAAGGGGCAGAATATAGGTTACATCCATATCAACATGGTACTTGATGACTATAAGCTACTCCAGAGGAAGAACCACTTTAAAAGGATTTTGAGTACACTCTTTGCCTTCAGTATCGGCATTATCATCAGCCTCCTCATCGCAGAAAAGTATACCGAGCCGATTAAAAAGATTGCCAATGCCAGCAAAAGGATTGCTGAGGGGGAACTGGTAAAAATCAGGGATAGGAATCGCAAGGACGAAATAGGTATCCTGATAAGAAGTTATAACGAAATGGTTGATAAATTGAGTGAGAGAAAGGAGCTGGAAGAAAAGCTGAAGAAGACAGAACAGCTTTCAATGATAGGGCAGCTATCGTCAGGAATAGCCCATGAGATCAGGAATCCTCTGAATTTTTTGTCTTTATCGGTTGGGCATATAAAGGAGAGGGTCATTGAAGAGAAGATTGAGAAAAGGGATGACCTTATCAAACTTTTAGATGACATGACAAAGGAGATATATAAGGTTAACGAGCTTATCCATAATTTTCTCTTTTTAGGAAAGCCTATTACATTGAATAGAGAGTGGATACCACCAGAGACACTGATAAATGAGGTGCTTTATATCTTGAAGGACAAAATAAAGAGCGGGGTTGACATTAAGGTAACATGCAAAGCTGATGGACAGCTTATGTATTGTGATAGAGAGTGCATTAGGATATGTCTTATCAACCTGCTTTTGAATTCTATTCAGGCCATAGAGGACAGAGGAGAGGTGGTAATTGAATGCGGTAGGGAGGACGGGTTTTCTTATATCTCTGTGGCGGATAATGGAGAGGGCATAGAAAGTGAAGAGATGGAGAAGATATTTGAGCCATACTATTCAACGAAAAAATTCGGTATCGGTCTGGGTCTTGCCATTACAAAGAGATTTGTAGAAGAGCATGGGGGGGCAATCTCAATTGATAGTAAAACGGGTAAGGGAACGGTTATGAAGATAAGGGTGCCTTATTATGAAGTATGA
- a CDS encoding TRAM domain-containing protein: MLVLVTTVTGYFIIREIFASNFLGLFGALFGLALGYAILKVEEKLKDISLKTIFGSLIGVTISLLVADLFISKLLLTLVKDIPITLPIYILIYFVLGYLGFRLGEKKSQTIDLSKIPLFGRMEDEEDVKILDTSTIIDGRIADICETGFIEGTFMIPQFILYEIQHIADHQDPVKRTRGRRGLDVLHRLQKQTFVKVKIVDYDFPKLKDADTKLIALAKRLTAKLVTNDYNLNKVAELQGIEVLNMNQLASALKPAILPGEQMSIKILKEGKEHGQGIGYLDDGTMVVVDEAKKLLGKGVDVVVTSVLQTTSGRMIFAKLKEQAEKEFYFPDEYKLEEQGR; the protein is encoded by the coding sequence TTGTTAGTACTGGTGACCACCGTTACCGGATATTTCATAATAAGAGAAATATTCGCAAGTAATTTCCTTGGTTTGTTTGGGGCCTTATTTGGTCTTGCCCTCGGTTACGCGATCCTTAAAGTGGAAGAAAAATTAAAGGATATATCATTAAAGACAATCTTTGGGAGTTTAATAGGGGTAACGATAAGCCTTCTTGTTGCAGACCTTTTTATTTCAAAACTCCTTTTAACACTTGTGAAGGACATACCGATAACGTTGCCTATATATATCCTCATTTATTTTGTTTTGGGTTACCTTGGTTTCAGGTTAGGCGAGAAAAAGAGCCAGACCATTGATCTTTCAAAGATACCTCTCTTTGGAAGGATGGAAGATGAGGAGGATGTTAAAATCCTTGATACAAGTACAATTATAGATGGAAGGATAGCAGATATATGCGAGACAGGATTTATAGAAGGGACGTTTATGATACCCCAGTTTATACTCTATGAGATTCAGCACATTGCAGACCATCAGGATCCGGTGAAAAGGACGAGGGGTAGAAGGGGCCTTGATGTACTCCATAGATTGCAAAAGCAGACGTTTGTGAAGGTGAAGATTGTTGACTACGATTTTCCAAAGCTTAAAGATGCGGACACGAAGTTGATTGCCCTTGCAAAACGCTTAACTGCTAAGTTAGTGACCAATGATTATAACCTTAACAAGGTGGCAGAGCTCCAGGGGATTGAAGTACTTAATATGAACCAGCTGGCAAGTGCTTTAAAACCAGCGATACTCCCTGGCGAGCAGATGAGCATAAAAATTCTTAAAGAGGGGAAAGAGCATGGTCAAGGGATAGGATACCTTGACGATGGAACCATGGTTGTTGTGGATGAGGCAAAAAAACTGCTCGGCAAAGGTGTTGATGTGGTTGTCACGAGTGTATTACAGACCACATCTGGCAGGATGATATTTGCAAAACTTAAAGAACAAGCCGAAAAGGAATTCTACTTCCCTGATGAGTACAAGTTGGAAGAACAGGGAAGATAA
- the ispF gene encoding 2-C-methyl-D-erythritol 2,4-cyclodiphosphate synthase yields the protein MRVGIGYDVHPLVEGRKLFLGGIEIPYSKGLLGHSDGDVLIHAICDAILGAISEGDIGVYFPDSDESIRGINSIKILSYVMELVKKKGVKVVNIDAVIAAEEPKIHPHRELIRKNIAKILNVDIDRVGIKGKTKEGLGFVGKKEGIEVYAVALLEEVRVQTPYPIP from the coding sequence ATGAGGGTTGGGATAGGTTATGATGTTCATCCCCTCGTTGAAGGGAGAAAACTTTTCCTCGGGGGCATTGAGATACCATACAGCAAAGGTCTTTTAGGCCATTCAGACGGAGATGTCCTTATCCACGCTATCTGTGACGCAATCCTCGGTGCTATCTCCGAAGGCGATATAGGTGTATATTTTCCAGACAGTGATGAAAGTATAAGAGGCATAAATAGTATAAAAATACTCTCCTATGTTATGGAACTTGTTAAAAAGAAAGGGGTTAAGGTAGTAAACATAGATGCTGTAATTGCTGCGGAAGAACCAAAAATACACCCCCACAGAGAATTGATCAGGAAAAATATAGCGAAAATACTAAATGTGGATATAGACAGGGTTGGCATAAAGGGGAAAACCAAAGAAGGGCTTGGTTTTGTGGGTAAAAAGGAAGGCATAGAAGTATATGCAGTGGCATTGCTTGAAGAGGTTAGGGTACAGACCCCATACCCTATACCCTGA
- the gltX gene encoding glutamate--tRNA ligase: protein MVKVRFAPSPTGHLHVGNTRTALMNYLFARNKNGRFILRIEDTDVERSDAMYETSIIDDLKWFGIKWDEGPFRQSDRLDIYRSYVKILLDKNAAYKCFCSKDALEQMRKVSLGKGEPPKYNGTCRELLGSTIEQYEKEGRPYVVRFKSLQKPISFKDEIHGEIHFPRDHVDDFIILKQEGTPSYNFAVTIDDMLMGITHVIRGADHISNTPKQIMLFLAFGEKPPQYAHHSLLTGDDKKPLSKRHGATRVREFRDMGILKSAFMNYLGILGRNVKKEILEEGELIETFSLNSLSSSDSLFDMGKMLWFNKEYIRRMPIENMLVELDLPLDYRDRIAVLKDNAKTLNEMKGLLDIFDSTDIKEDGLTYLLHITELKNILPYLREVLMDKRGAILEDILQTLERKTTLAKRELLMTLRILCTGRKSGPPLKEVFQLIPKDIIIKRVECVEKRFTLQ, encoded by the coding sequence ATGGTTAAGGTAAGATTCGCACCGAGCCCCACTGGACACCTCCACGTAGGAAATACACGTACAGCACTGATGAACTATCTCTTTGCCCGTAACAAAAATGGCAGATTTATATTGAGGATAGAGGACACGGATGTTGAAAGGTCAGATGCAATGTACGAAACATCCATTATAGATGACCTGAAGTGGTTTGGTATAAAATGGGATGAAGGCCCATTTAGACAGTCGGATAGACTTGACATTTACAGGTCTTATGTGAAAATCCTTCTCGATAAAAATGCTGCCTATAAATGTTTCTGCTCTAAGGATGCGCTTGAGCAGATGAGGAAGGTATCCCTGGGAAAGGGTGAGCCACCGAAGTACAATGGGACATGCAGGGAACTTTTAGGTAGTACTATAGAGCAGTATGAGAAAGAAGGCAGGCCTTATGTGGTAAGGTTCAAGTCCTTACAAAAACCCATTAGCTTTAAGGACGAGATACATGGAGAGATTCATTTCCCCCGTGACCATGTAGATGATTTTATTATTTTAAAACAGGAGGGTACGCCTTCCTACAATTTTGCCGTGACCATCGATGATATGTTAATGGGTATTACCCATGTGATTAGAGGGGCTGACCATATATCAAATACGCCAAAACAGATTATGCTCTTTCTGGCCTTTGGTGAGAAGCCTCCTCAGTATGCCCACCACTCTTTACTCACAGGTGATGATAAAAAACCATTGAGTAAAAGACATGGGGCTACAAGGGTCAGGGAATTCAGGGATATGGGTATACTGAAATCAGCATTCATGAATTACCTTGGAATTCTTGGCAGAAATGTGAAAAAAGAGATTCTTGAAGAAGGAGAACTCATAGAAACATTTTCCCTAAATTCCCTTTCTTCATCCGATTCCCTATTTGATATGGGAAAGATGCTCTGGTTCAATAAGGAATATATCAGAAGGATGCCAATAGAGAACATGCTCGTCGAACTGGACCTCCCCTTGGATTACAGGGACAGGATTGCCGTTTTAAAGGACAATGCGAAAACATTGAATGAGATGAAGGGGCTTCTGGACATATTTGATAGTACGGATATAAAGGAAGATGGTCTCACATACCTCCTGCATATTACAGAGTTGAAGAACATATTGCCTTACCTGAGAGAAGTGCTTATGGACAAAAGGGGTGCAATATTAGAAGATATTTTGCAGACCCTGGAAAGAAAAACAACACTTGCAAAGAGGGAACTCCTTATGACGCTACGAATACTATGCACGGGTAGAAAGAGTGGTCCCCCATTGAAAGAAGTATTTCAGCTAATCCCAAAAGATATTATAATTAAGAGGGTGGAATGCGTAGAAAAGAGATTTACACTTCAATAA